Proteins from a genomic interval of Polaribacter sejongensis:
- a CDS encoding thioredoxin family protein, which translates to MSKVIKVLGTGCPKCKSMTAVVSDVIAENNIDATIEKVEDIMEIMKYNVMTTPVLVIDDAITVKGRIPSKEEVLALLK; encoded by the coding sequence ATGAGTAAAGTAATTAAAGTTTTAGGTACTGGTTGTCCGAAATGTAAATCTATGACAGCTGTTGTTAGCGATGTAATTGCAGAAAACAACATCGATGCTACTATTGAAAAAGTAGAAGATATTATGGAAATTATGAAATATAATGTAATGACAACTCCTGTATTAGTTATTGATGATGCAATTACCGTTAAAGGGAGAATTCCTTCTAAAGAGGAAGTATTAGCTCTTTTAAAATAA
- a CDS encoding transglutaminase family protein, producing the protein MWLRVSCNLAFDIEIPTPFILRLRPRSGAEQWIERDEFKITPNIKILEFTDDYGNLYQRFVAPVGKLSIYTSSDVKTSEFVDVNFDAPFIEIEQLPNDVLCYLLPSRYCESDRFNDLANSITLDKPAGYKQVFAIEEWLRTTISYIPGSSDYPISATEVYQKRSGVCRDLAHLGIALCRSLSIPARMVVGYLHQLQPMDMHAWFEAYVGGRWYTFDATQTGQKGGYVTVGYGLDAVDVAIFNQFGPVAHSLEQSINVVQIKN; encoded by the coding sequence ATGTGGTTACGTGTTAGTTGTAATTTGGCTTTTGATATAGAAATTCCCACTCCTTTTATTTTAAGATTACGCCCTCGAAGTGGAGCAGAACAATGGATTGAGCGTGACGAATTTAAAATAACACCTAATATAAAAATCCTTGAATTTACAGATGATTACGGTAATTTATATCAGCGTTTTGTGGCTCCGGTAGGTAAATTATCTATTTATACGAGTTCAGATGTAAAGACCTCTGAATTTGTAGATGTCAATTTTGATGCACCTTTTATAGAAATTGAGCAGCTCCCCAATGATGTGCTTTGTTATTTATTACCAAGTCGGTACTGTGAGTCCGATCGTTTTAATGATTTGGCAAATTCGATTACCTTAGATAAACCCGCTGGTTATAAGCAAGTATTTGCAATAGAGGAATGGCTGAGAACTACTATCAGTTATATTCCTGGAAGTAGTGATTACCCTATTTCTGCCACAGAAGTGTATCAGAAACGCTCTGGGGTTTGTAGAGATTTAGCCCATTTAGGCATAGCATTGTGCCGAAGTTTAAGTATTCCTGCTCGTATGGTTGTTGGTTATTTACACCAATTGCAACCTATGGATATGCACGCTTGGTTTGAAGCTTATGTTGGTGGACGATGGTATACTTTTGATGCTACTCAAACCGGACAAAAAGGAGGGTATGTAACTGTAGGTTACGGTCTCGATGCAGTAGATGTGGCTATTTTTAATCAATTCGGACCTGTTGCCCACTCTTTAGAACAATCTATTAATGTAGTACAAATTAAAAATTAA
- a CDS encoding SDR family oxidoreductase, with amino-acid sequence MNCLLTGGTGIVGSHIIFEWLHKAIVEKTVNHLFVVIRANEKTAVQRLLAVLKDASRPEFLNDFTLESCLKKITVIPNDLGTISKEVLENYNFDTVIHCAGSTNLSSTSDSKKTVHSQNYLVTKQLLEQLPECVTRFLYISTAYSFGIQNEKVCDTIENYTVTNFRNPYEQSKYESERFVKETCKHKNIASQILRPSIICGRLIDKPYYETPKYDVFYSWAIFLAKYATKSKEAFRIWIDKKSGLNIVPVDFVSKAILYAFLNPQIKELNIVNPTQILHKEYVGDVLESFDVNSYEYVAVKPNNLNSFETLYYKTIGDIFENYISIPDLQFKTDQILNLIQQLNLENTLGVHENFMNLINYSVEKKFRKSY; translated from the coding sequence ATGAATTGCTTATTAACTGGAGGAACGGGAATTGTTGGAAGTCATATTATTTTTGAATGGCTACACAAAGCCATTGTTGAAAAAACGGTAAATCATCTTTTTGTGGTGATTCGGGCGAATGAAAAAACAGCTGTACAGCGCTTATTAGCTGTTTTGAAAGATGCTTCTCGTCCTGAATTTTTAAATGATTTTACACTTGAATCTTGTCTAAAAAAAATCACGGTTATCCCTAATGATTTAGGAACCATTAGTAAAGAAGTTTTAGAAAACTATAATTTTGATACCGTAATACATTGCGCTGGTTCTACAAACCTATCTAGCACAAGTGATTCTAAAAAGACAGTACATTCTCAAAATTACTTGGTAACTAAACAACTTTTAGAGCAGTTACCAGAGTGTGTAACTCGTTTTTTATACATTAGTACGGCGTATTCTTTTGGTATCCAAAATGAAAAAGTATGTGATACTATTGAAAACTATACCGTTACCAATTTTAGAAATCCGTATGAGCAATCTAAATATGAAAGTGAACGTTTTGTAAAAGAAACGTGCAAGCATAAAAATATAGCTTCTCAAATTTTAAGACCTAGTATTATTTGCGGTCGTTTAATTGATAAACCTTATTACGAAACTCCAAAGTATGATGTTTTCTATTCTTGGGCCATCTTTTTAGCAAAGTATGCTACCAAATCTAAAGAAGCTTTCAGAATTTGGATTGACAAAAAAAGTGGTTTAAATATTGTGCCTGTAGATTTTGTTTCGAAAGCAATTTTATATGCTTTTTTAAATCCACAAATAAAGGAATTGAATATCGTAAACCCTACACAGATTTTACACAAAGAGTATGTAGGCGATGTTTTAGAGTCTTTTGATGTAAATTCTTATGAGTATGTTGCAGTAAAACCTAACAACTTAAATTCGTTTGAAACGCTGTATTACAAAACCATTGGCGATATTTTTGAGAATTATATTTCTATCCCAGATTTACAGTTTAAAACGGACCAAATTTTAAACCTCATTCAGCAGTTAAACTTAGAAAATACATTAGGAGTTCATGAAAACTTTATGAACTTGATTAATTATTCCGTTGAAAAAAAATTTAGAAAGAGTTATTAA
- a CDS encoding aminopeptidase P N-terminal domain-containing protein yields MKVFNFLFVTFLLFTLNSIAQTPTDYLPKEFHKERRAILRSKMPKNSLAVVFANPVRNRANDVDYVFHQDPNFYYLTGYREPNAVLVLFSEFQTDEKGNSYNEVLYVQKKDARAEMWYGKRLGAEKAAAELGFNTTMNAEDFIASQIDFKKFDKVFITEFKDDYRNSSRNNAEIYDLVTSFKEKSGFNDIQFSSKNLEKAYNQIANVPDKNMIELSKKINEDLTRFPELQNDQLITNFAKAKNDNELKDYQKKIFIRLIAKKNNNFNFYFITNTLATMREVKTAEEVKLLTKAVRISAVGQIEVMKAMKPHMSETELQGIHEFVYKKYGAEYEGYPSIVGAGNNGCILHYIENNKTKVGNDLVLMDLGAEYRGYTADVTRTIPANGKFTKAQEEIYNIVYKAQEAGIALYKIGEPMSAPSMAAIKVINEGLFQLGIIKSITERHNYLPHGVLHHIGLDVHDPGNYNNFEENMIVTMEPGIYIPEGSNCDKKYWGIGIRIEDDILVTKKGPINLSEEAPRTVKEIEGIMAKKSVLDDFVLPNLD; encoded by the coding sequence ATGAAAGTTTTTAACTTTTTATTTGTCACTTTTTTGCTATTTACCTTAAATAGTATTGCGCAAACTCCTACAGATTATTTACCAAAAGAATTTCATAAAGAAAGACGTGCTATTTTACGTTCTAAAATGCCAAAAAACTCTTTGGCTGTTGTGTTTGCAAACCCTGTAAGAAACAGAGCAAACGATGTAGATTATGTATTTCATCAAGATCCAAATTTTTATTATTTAACCGGTTATAGAGAGCCAAATGCAGTTTTAGTATTGTTTTCTGAGTTTCAAACAGATGAAAAAGGAAATTCTTATAACGAGGTTTTATATGTACAAAAAAAGGATGCGAGAGCAGAAATGTGGTACGGAAAACGTTTGGGGGCAGAAAAAGCAGCAGCAGAATTAGGTTTTAATACCACAATGAATGCAGAAGATTTTATAGCGTCACAAATTGATTTTAAGAAATTTGATAAGGTTTTTATTACAGAATTTAAGGATGATTACAGAAATTCATCTAGAAATAATGCAGAGATTTATGATTTAGTAACAAGTTTTAAGGAAAAATCAGGTTTTAATGATATTCAATTTTCATCTAAAAACCTAGAGAAGGCATATAATCAGATTGCAAATGTTCCTGATAAAAATATGATTGAGCTTTCTAAAAAGATAAATGAAGATCTTACTCGTTTTCCAGAGTTACAAAACGACCAATTAATTACCAATTTTGCAAAAGCAAAAAATGATAATGAATTAAAAGATTATCAGAAAAAAATCTTCATAAGGTTAATCGCTAAAAAGAATAATAACTTCAACTTTTACTTTATAACCAATACTTTAGCAACCATGAGAGAGGTTAAAACTGCTGAAGAAGTGAAGTTACTAACCAAAGCAGTGCGAATTTCTGCTGTTGGACAAATAGAGGTGATGAAGGCAATGAAACCGCACATGTCGGAAACGGAATTGCAAGGAATTCATGAATTTGTGTACAAAAAATATGGGGCTGAATACGAAGGATATCCGTCTATTGTAGGTGCCGGAAATAACGGTTGCATTTTGCATTATATCGAAAATAATAAAACTAAAGTTGGCAACGATTTAGTTTTAATGGATTTAGGAGCGGAATATAGAGGATACACAGCGGACGTAACGCGCACAATTCCTGCCAACGGAAAATTCACAAAAGCACAAGAAGAAATTTATAATATTGTCTATAAAGCGCAAGAAGCAGGAATTGCCTTGTATAAAATAGGTGAACCAATGAGTGCGCCAAGCATGGCAGCGATTAAAGTGATTAATGAAGGCTTGTTTCAACTCGGAATTATAAAATCTATCACCGAAAGACACAACTATTTACCACATGGAGTATTGCATCATATTGGTTTAGATGTGCACGATCCAGGAAATTATAATAACTTTGAAGAAAATATGATTGTTACTATGGAACCCGGAATTTATATTCCAGAAGGTAGTAATTGCGATAAAAAATATTGGGGAATAGGTATTCGAATAGAAGATGATATTTTAGTGACTAAAAAGGGTCCTATAAATTTATCTGAAGAAGCACCCAGAACCGTTAAAGAAATAGAGGGAATCATGGCGAAAAAATCTGTTTTAGATGATTTTGTATTGCCAAATTTAGATTAA
- a CDS encoding permease: MFDWVQSFADWLIYTVFNIDGNTHLGTALNFFVYDTIKILILLFFIVFIMGIVNAYFPIERLKDYLHRKKLYGLEYFLASIFGAITPFCSCSSVPLFIGFVQGGIPLGVTFAFLITSPLVNEVAIAMFLGLFGVKATLIYAISGILLGSVGGWLLGKFNLEPLLSDWVKKILDNKMYQAEYEEEKQTFYQRLPEITHGAWDIVKGVLLYIIVGIAIGAAMHGFVPENFFHTYLGGGEWWTVPLAVIVAVPMYANAAGIVPIIQVFVAKGVPLGTAIAFMMATVGLSIPEATMLKKVMSLKLIAIFFGVVTIAIILSGFLFNLIL; the protein is encoded by the coding sequence ATGTTTGATTGGGTACAAAGTTTTGCAGATTGGTTAATTTATACCGTTTTTAATATTGATGGAAACACGCATTTAGGAACTGCCTTAAATTTCTTTGTGTATGACACTATCAAAATTCTGATTTTATTATTTTTTATCGTTTTTATAATGGGAATTGTAAACGCATATTTTCCAATAGAACGCTTAAAAGATTATTTACATAGAAAAAAATTATATGGATTAGAATACTTTCTTGCGTCTATATTTGGAGCAATAACACCCTTTTGCTCCTGCTCTTCCGTTCCGTTATTTATAGGTTTTGTACAAGGCGGAATTCCGTTAGGAGTTACTTTTGCATTTCTAATTACTTCACCTCTAGTAAATGAAGTTGCCATTGCCATGTTTCTAGGTTTATTCGGAGTAAAAGCTACCTTAATTTACGCTATTTCGGGTATTTTATTAGGGAGTGTTGGTGGTTGGTTATTAGGCAAATTTAATCTAGAACCATTACTTTCTGATTGGGTAAAAAAGATTCTTGACAATAAGATGTATCAAGCAGAATACGAAGAAGAAAAACAAACTTTTTACCAACGATTGCCAGAAATTACACATGGCGCTTGGGATATTGTAAAAGGTGTACTACTTTATATAATTGTAGGAATTGCAATTGGTGCAGCAATGCATGGTTTTGTGCCAGAAAACTTTTTTCATACCTATTTAGGTGGTGGCGAATGGTGGACAGTTCCTCTTGCTGTTATCGTTGCAGTCCCCATGTATGCAAATGCCGCTGGTATTGTACCAATAATTCAAGTTTTTGTAGCTAAAGGAGTACCATTAGGAACTGCAATTGCTTTTATGATGGCAACTGTAGGTTTGTCTATTCCTGAAGCTACAATGCTTAAAAAAGTAATGTCATTAAAATTAATTGCTATCTTTTTTGGAGTGGTTACTATTGCAATCATTTTATCAGGATTTTTATTCAATTTAATACTTTAA
- a CDS encoding OsmC family protein, protein MNYQIKASSLSNEDAVIHIKKSDIDFGTTSKTANTLPNPAELFLGSFAACMLKNVERFSSMMKFSYSKASLEVNATRLESPPRMDNLNYNLTIYSNDKKLNVDLLKKNIEKFGTIYNTIKLSCNISGTIKTKENV, encoded by the coding sequence ATGAACTATCAAATTAAAGCTTCTTCCCTATCAAATGAAGATGCCGTTATTCATATAAAAAAATCGGATATTGATTTCGGAACAACTTCAAAAACGGCTAATACTTTACCGAATCCTGCTGAATTATTTTTAGGCTCATTTGCTGCCTGCATGCTAAAAAATGTAGAACGTTTTTCTAGTATGATGAAGTTTAGCTATTCAAAAGCTTCGCTTGAAGTAAATGCAACACGTTTAGAAAGTCCGCCAAGGATGGATAATTTAAACTACAATTTAACAATTTACAGCAACGATAAAAAACTGAATGTAGACTTACTAAAAAAGAACATCGAAAAATTTGGGACTATTTACAATACTATAAAATTATCTTGCAACATTTCTGGAACTATTAAAACAAAAGAAAATGTTTGA
- a CDS encoding Gfo/Idh/MocA family oxidoreductase, producing MNKNVLKTGVFSFGMSGQIFHAPFINEHPNFELSAVVERSSKKAHLTYPTIKSYDSIDELLADSEIELVIINTPNTTHFEFALKALQAKKHVLLEKPFTVNSSEAKQLFAAAKKYNRAVLAYQNRRYDSDFLSVKSVLDSGKLGQLVEFHLRYDRYKYDIGPKATKETPVPGSGLAYDLGPHLLDAVISVFGIPLEWKKQLGKFRPNTQVDDHAHFHLIYPNGLQVFITTSLLVTEPQPAFILHGTKGSYIKQRADVQEQQLQKGMKPSNPLFGLEDINNQGVLTYFNDEGIKKQENIVSEKSSYMQVFDDVYNTIREGKPYPVTEAQIMQQLEILES from the coding sequence ATGAATAAAAATGTATTAAAAACAGGTGTTTTTTCTTTTGGAATGTCAGGACAAATATTTCATGCTCCATTTATTAATGAACATCCTAATTTTGAATTAAGTGCGGTTGTAGAAAGATCTTCAAAAAAAGCACATCTGACCTATCCTACCATAAAAAGTTATGATAGCATTGATGAACTTTTAGCCGATTCAGAAATAGAATTGGTTATTATCAATACCCCAAATACCACTCATTTTGAGTTTGCTTTAAAAGCTTTACAAGCAAAAAAACATGTATTACTAGAAAAACCTTTTACAGTTAATTCATCCGAAGCAAAACAATTGTTTGCAGCGGCAAAAAAATATAATCGTGCTGTTTTAGCATATCAAAACAGACGTTATGATAGTGATTTTTTATCAGTAAAAAGTGTATTGGATTCTGGTAAATTAGGGCAATTGGTAGAGTTTCATCTTCGTTATGATCGTTATAAATATGATATCGGACCAAAAGCAACTAAAGAAACACCAGTTCCTGGAAGTGGTTTAGCATATGATTTAGGTCCGCATTTGTTAGATGCTGTAATCTCTGTTTTTGGAATTCCGTTAGAATGGAAAAAACAATTAGGTAAATTTCGTCCAAATACGCAAGTAGATGATCACGCTCATTTTCATTTAATATATCCAAACGGACTGCAAGTTTTTATAACTACAAGTTTATTGGTTACAGAACCACAACCTGCATTTATTTTACACGGAACAAAAGGCTCTTATATTAAACAACGTGCTGATGTACAAGAACAACAATTACAAAAAGGTATGAAACCTTCCAATCCTTTATTTGGTTTAGAAGACATTAATAATCAAGGTGTTTTAACGTATTTTAATGATGAAGGCATAAAGAAACAAGAAAATATAGTTTCTGAAAAATCTTCTTATATGCAAGTATTTGATGATGTTTATAATACGATTAGGGAAGGAAAACCATATCCAGTAACAGAAGCTCAAATTATGCAACAACTAGAGATTTTAGAAAGTTAA
- a CDS encoding YkgJ family cysteine cluster protein yields the protein MQTTKLSTESILPLTCSRAGTCCFGKAVMLNPWELFSFSKEKKVSPKTFRDLYTDFGGIRLTFNGKQDKKGQNACSQYVENHGCSVHQGRPLACRLYPLGRQIQFEKADYIFEGPKFPCLTDCAEVLNLPKLSVGEYLKGQGAAPFEKAQDAYLNVMQNIADIAFELLLDSGLSASGDTKTLTLWREMGNESPELLAERIGKDWIDALMIPDITDIKENSIEFAQKHNDLLQLKAQEEFGCLQTLDQVHEACILIMGVALQLSRGLGADTKGIAELWIETAKSNGAKE from the coding sequence ATGCAAACTACAAAGCTGAGCACTGAAAGTATATTACCACTCACCTGCTCGCGCGCTGGAACTTGCTGTTTCGGAAAAGCTGTTATGCTAAATCCTTGGGAGTTATTTAGTTTTAGTAAAGAAAAAAAAGTAAGCCCAAAAACCTTTCGTGATTTGTACACTGATTTTGGAGGAATCCGATTAACTTTTAATGGAAAACAAGATAAAAAAGGTCAGAATGCTTGTAGTCAGTATGTAGAAAATCATGGTTGCAGCGTGCACCAAGGTCGCCCGTTAGCGTGTCGTTTATATCCGTTAGGTCGTCAAATTCAATTTGAAAAAGCAGATTATATTTTTGAAGGACCAAAATTTCCATGTTTAACAGATTGTGCAGAAGTTTTAAATTTACCAAAATTAAGTGTTGGCGAGTATCTAAAAGGACAAGGAGCAGCTCCTTTTGAAAAAGCACAAGATGCCTATTTAAACGTAATGCAAAATATTGCTGATATTGCTTTTGAATTGTTATTAGATAGTGGTTTATCCGCCTCTGGCGATACAAAAACATTGACTTTATGGAGAGAAATGGGTAATGAATCACCTGAATTATTGGCAGAAAGAATTGGTAAAGATTGGATAGACGCATTAATGATTCCTGATATAACAGATATTAAAGAAAATTCTATTGAATTTGCTCAGAAACACAACGATTTATTACAATTAAAAGCACAAGAAGAGTTTGGTTGTTTACAAACATTAGATCAGGTTCATGAAGCTTGTATTTTAATTATGGGCGTTGCATTGCAATTATCTAGAGGTTTAGGTGCAGATACAAAAGGAATAGCAGAACTCTGGATAGAAACAGCAAAGAGTAACGGTGCTAAAGAATAA
- a CDS encoding ArsR/SmtB family transcription factor, translating to MKRNIDPIAYKENTEALAKFAKALAHPTRIAILKHLENQSCCFTGDLVDVFPLAQSTISQHLKELKNAGLIQGELKPPKIKYCINLENWSIAKSLFQQFFE from the coding sequence ATGAAAAGAAATATAGACCCCATAGCATACAAAGAAAATACTGAAGCCTTAGCAAAGTTTGCTAAAGCATTGGCACATCCTACTCGCATTGCAATTTTAAAACATTTAGAAAATCAATCTTGTTGTTTTACTGGTGACTTGGTTGATGTTTTTCCTTTGGCACAATCAACAATTTCTCAACATTTAAAAGAGTTAAAGAATGCTGGTTTAATTCAAGGGGAATTAAAACCACCCAAAATAAAGTACTGTATCAATCTAGAAAACTGGAGTATTGCAAAATCGTTATTTCAACAATTTTTTGAGTAA
- a CDS encoding SIR2 family NAD-dependent protein deacylase produces the protein MKRLVVLTGAGISAESGIQTFRDADGLWEGHNVMDVASPEGYAANPELVLNFYNERRKQLLEVTPNKGHENLVALEKDFNVEIITQNVDDLHERAGSKNVTHLHGELLKVRSSIDENMVIDWKKDLILGDLCPNKSQLRPHIVWFGEMVPMLDKAIEITKKADILVIIGTSMQVYPAAGLVDYIKPNTPIYFIDPKPAVSKGRFNNLTIIEEVASVGTEKLMELLKG, from the coding sequence ATGAAAAGATTAGTTGTTTTAACTGGAGCAGGAATTTCCGCAGAAAGCGGGATACAAACATTTAGAGATGCAGACGGATTATGGGAAGGACATAATGTTATGGATGTTGCTTCTCCGGAAGGTTATGCTGCAAACCCTGAATTAGTTTTAAACTTTTACAACGAACGTAGAAAACAACTGTTAGAAGTTACACCAAATAAAGGTCACGAAAATTTAGTGGCTTTAGAAAAGGATTTTAATGTAGAAATTATCACACAAAATGTAGATGATTTACATGAACGTGCAGGCAGTAAAAACGTAACGCATCTACATGGAGAACTTTTAAAAGTGAGAAGTTCTATTGATGAAAATATGGTTATAGATTGGAAAAAAGATTTAATTTTAGGAGATTTATGTCCTAACAAAAGTCAATTAAGACCTCATATTGTTTGGTTCGGAGAAATGGTACCGATGTTAGATAAAGCTATCGAAATCACTAAAAAAGCAGATATTCTGGTGATTATTGGCACTTCTATGCAGGTATATCCAGCTGCTGGTTTGGTAGATTATATAAAACCGAATACTCCTATTTATTTTATAGATCCTAAACCTGCGGTTTCTAAGGGGCGTTTTAATAATTTAACCATTATTGAGGAAGTTGCTAGTGTTGGAACAGAAAAACTGATGGAGTTATTGAAAGGTTAA
- the gcvT gene encoding glycine cleavage system aminomethyltransferase GcvT, translating into MKNIALNNIHVALGAKMVPFAGYNMPVQYEGVTAEHLTVRNAVGVFDVSHMGEFLVEGENALPLIQKVTSNDASKLEIGDAQYSCFPNEDNGIVDDLICYKIKKNTYLLVVNASNIEKDWNWISKYNEEFNADLRDLSEGYSLLAIQGPKAIEAMQSLTSVDLASIPFYKFKISDFAGIENVIISATGYTGSGGFEIYCKNEEAEQIWNKVFEAGADFGIKPIGLAARDTLRLEMGYCLYGNDINDTTSPIEAGLGWITKFTKEFVNAEALAKEKEHKPERKLVAFELDERGIPRHGYDIVDGSGNVIGEVTSGTMSPCLQKGIGMGYVPRILSKVGTQIHIQVRKKAIPATIVKLPFYKG; encoded by the coding sequence ATGAAAAATATTGCATTAAATAATATTCACGTTGCTTTAGGTGCTAAAATGGTTCCTTTTGCTGGTTACAACATGCCTGTACAATACGAAGGAGTTACAGCAGAACATTTAACTGTTAGAAATGCCGTTGGTGTTTTTGATGTAAGCCACATGGGAGAGTTTTTAGTGGAAGGTGAAAATGCATTGCCTTTAATACAGAAAGTTACCTCTAACGATGCTTCTAAACTAGAGATTGGAGATGCACAATACAGCTGTTTCCCTAATGAAGATAACGGAATAGTAGATGATTTAATTTGTTATAAAATTAAGAAAAACACGTATTTACTTGTCGTAAATGCTTCTAATATTGAAAAGGATTGGAACTGGATTTCTAAATATAATGAGGAGTTTAATGCAGATTTAAGAGACTTATCTGAGGGGTATTCATTATTAGCTATTCAAGGTCCTAAAGCTATAGAAGCAATGCAATCTTTAACTTCTGTTGATTTAGCAAGCATTCCTTTTTATAAATTTAAAATTAGTGATTTTGCCGGAATTGAGAATGTAATAATTTCTGCAACGGGTTATACTGGTTCTGGCGGATTTGAAATTTACTGTAAAAATGAAGAAGCTGAACAAATATGGAACAAAGTTTTTGAAGCTGGAGCAGATTTTGGAATTAAGCCAATTGGTTTAGCGGCAAGAGATACTTTGCGTTTAGAAATGGGATATTGCTTGTACGGAAATGATATTAACGATACAACATCTCCTATTGAAGCAGGATTAGGTTGGATTACAAAATTCACCAAAGAATTTGTAAATGCAGAAGCGTTAGCAAAAGAAAAAGAACACAAACCAGAAAGAAAATTGGTTGCTTTTGAACTTGATGAAAGAGGAATACCAAGACATGGTTATGATATTGTAGATGGTAGCGGAAACGTTATTGGTGAAGTTACTTCTGGTACTATGAGTCCTTGTTTACAAAAAGGAATCGGAATGGGTTATGTACCAAGAATTTTATCTAAAGTAGGTACACAAATACATATTCAGGTTCGTAAAAAAGCGATTCCTGCAACAATTGTAAAACTTCCTTTTTACAAAGGATAA
- a CDS encoding VF530 family DNA-binding protein, whose protein sequence is MSTEQPKNPLHGIKLATMLEELFLEYGWEELGYSLNINAFKNNPTYKSSLKFLRTTPWAREKVEQFYLKNMID, encoded by the coding sequence ATGAGCACAGAACAACCAAAAAATCCGTTACACGGTATAAAATTAGCCACTATGTTAGAAGAACTTTTCTTAGAATATGGTTGGGAGGAATTAGGATACAGTTTAAATATAAACGCCTTTAAAAATAATCCAACCTATAAGTCTTCTTTAAAATTTTTAAGAACCACACCTTGGGCAAGAGAAAAAGTAGAGCAGTTTTACTTAAAAAACATGATTGATTAA
- a CDS encoding metal-dependent hydrolase codes for MDSLTQIVLGAAVGEAVLGRKIGNKAMLYGAIAGTIPDLDIFANFFADKVSALEIHRGFTHSIFFSVLFAPIFAFLVSKFEKYKNVKDWSWLFFWAFITHPILDAQTTWGTQLFWPLDIRLAFKNVFVVDPLYTLPFLVLLILAAFQKKEAKKRRFYNNLGLIISSSYLVLTLVLKGISYQTFTKELAVQNIQYKEIQTKPTPLNTILWTANVETENAFLIGHSSFFDKNPVDFSSYPKNHELLGDLVHQPKMKRMIAITNGWYTINKKDDALYFNDLRFGALSMKPNAENFVFKYKIEVDTNGVPSFIEEAKDKRDAKKLLSELWERIKGN; via the coding sequence ATGGATTCATTAACACAAATAGTTTTAGGTGCAGCAGTTGGAGAAGCTGTTCTTGGTAGAAAAATTGGTAATAAAGCCATGTTGTATGGTGCTATTGCAGGTACAATTCCGGATTTAGATATTTTTGCTAATTTCTTTGCTGATAAAGTTAGTGCCTTAGAAATACATAGAGGTTTTACACATTCTATCTTTTTCTCGGTGCTCTTTGCTCCTATTTTTGCTTTTTTAGTCAGTAAGTTTGAAAAATATAAAAATGTAAAAGATTGGTCTTGGCTTTTCTTTTGGGCTTTTATAACGCATCCTATTTTAGATGCACAAACTACCTGGGGAACGCAACTTTTTTGGCCTTTAGACATTCGTTTGGCTTTTAAAAATGTTTTTGTAGTAGATCCTTTATATACACTACCTTTTTTGGTGCTTTTAATTTTGGCTGCGTTTCAGAAAAAAGAAGCTAAAAAAAGGCGTTTTTATAATAATTTAGGCCTTATTATTAGTAGCTCTTATTTAGTACTTACGCTTGTATTAAAAGGTATTTCTTATCAAACATTTACCAAAGAATTGGCTGTACAAAATATTCAGTATAAAGAAATACAAACAAAACCAACACCTTTAAATACCATTTTATGGACTGCTAATGTAGAAACAGAAAATGCTTTTTTAATTGGTCATTCTTCTTTTTTTGATAAAAACCCGGTTGATTTTTCTAGTTATCCAAAAAATCATGAATTGTTAGGTGATTTAGTTCATCAACCAAAAATGAAACGCATGATTGCGATTACTAATGGTTGGTACACTATCAATAAAAAAGATGATGCTTTGTATTTTAATGATTTACGTTTTGGAGCTTTAAGTATGAAACCAAATGCAGAGAATTTTGTTTTTAAATACAAAATTGAAGTCGATACTAATGGTGTTCCGTCTTTTATTGAAGAAGCTAAAGATAAAAGAGATGCTAAAAAACTATTATCAGAATTGTGGGAAAGGATTAAAGGGAATTAA